In Thermoflexus sp., a genomic segment contains:
- a CDS encoding ABC transporter ATP-binding protein: MSYLLELKKITKRFGGLVAVNRVDFTLEPGRIVSIIGPNGAGKTTLFNLITGIYKPDEGEILFEGRSLVGLRPDQITARGISRTFQNIRLFGNMTVMENILVGMHTRFRANPVDILLQTSRFREEERELREEALRLIRFVGLRASPDELAKNLPYGEQRKVELARALAARPKLILLDEPTAGMNPQETAETTRLIRRLRDELGITVILIEHQMRVVMGISERVTVLDYGEKIAEGSPEEVRRNPRVIEAYLGRGVAIGAMA, encoded by the coding sequence ATGTCTTACCTGCTTGAATTAAAGAAGATCACCAAGCGCTTTGGGGGATTGGTCGCGGTGAACCGGGTGGATTTCACCCTGGAACCGGGCCGTATCGTAAGCATTATCGGGCCTAACGGGGCCGGTAAGACCACCCTCTTCAATCTCATCACCGGGATCTATAAACCGGATGAGGGGGAGATCCTATTCGAGGGGCGCTCCCTGGTTGGGCTGCGGCCGGATCAGATCACGGCTCGAGGCATCTCTCGAACCTTTCAGAACATCCGCCTGTTTGGGAATATGACGGTGATGGAGAACATCCTGGTCGGCATGCATACCCGATTTCGTGCGAACCCGGTGGATATCCTGCTTCAAACCTCTCGCTTTCGAGAGGAGGAACGGGAGCTGCGGGAGGAGGCGCTGCGGCTGATCCGGTTTGTGGGGCTGCGGGCCTCGCCGGATGAGCTGGCCAAGAACCTGCCTTACGGTGAGCAGCGCAAGGTGGAGCTGGCCCGGGCCCTTGCGGCCCGCCCGAAGCTGATCCTGCTGGACGAGCCCACGGCCGGTATGAACCCTCAGGAGACCGCCGAGACCACCCGGCTGATCCGACGTCTGCGGGATGAGCTGGGTATCACGGTGATCCTGATCGAACATCAGATGCGCGTCGTGATGGGGATCTCCGAGCGGGTCACCGTGCTGGATTATGGGGAGAAGATCGCGGAGGGAAGCCCAGAGGAGGTTCGACGGAACCCGCGGGTCATCGAGGCGTATCTGGGCCGAGGGGTTGCGATCGGAGCGATGGCATGA
- a CDS encoding ABC transporter ATP-binding protein has protein sequence MAVLELIDVHTYYGHIHALKGISFKVEPGEIVTLIGANGAGKSTTLRTISGLVRARHGRVLLNGEDITHLPPHEIVARGVGHVPEGRRVFPQLTVWENLEMGAYTVKDRREVARRMEFVFTIFPRLKERLHQKGGTLSGGEQQMLAIARALMMQPRILLMDEPSMGLAPILVESIFEVIRQLNQHGTTILLVEQNAHMALQVAHRGYVLETGRIVLEGTAQELANNPQVQAAYLGMH, from the coding sequence ATGGCGGTTCTGGAGCTTATCGATGTCCATACGTATTATGGACACATCCATGCGCTGAAAGGGATCTCATTCAAAGTCGAGCCGGGGGAGATCGTTACCCTGATCGGCGCCAACGGTGCAGGCAAGAGCACCACCCTCCGCACGATCTCCGGGCTGGTTCGCGCCCGTCATGGTCGCGTGCTGCTGAATGGGGAAGACATCACCCATTTGCCCCCTCATGAAATCGTGGCCCGAGGTGTGGGGCATGTCCCGGAAGGGCGGCGGGTCTTCCCTCAGCTGACGGTCTGGGAGAACCTGGAGATGGGAGCTTATACGGTCAAGGATCGGCGTGAAGTGGCAAGGCGGATGGAGTTTGTGTTCACCATCTTCCCGCGCTTGAAGGAACGCCTTCATCAGAAAGGCGGGACCCTATCCGGGGGCGAGCAACAGATGCTCGCCATCGCCCGGGCGCTGATGATGCAGCCGCGTATTCTCCTGATGGATGAGCCTTCCATGGGCCTGGCCCCCATTCTCGTGGAGAGCATCTTCGAGGTCATCCGACAGCTGAACCAGCATGGCACCACCATCCTCCTGGTCGAGCAGAATGCCCATATGGCCCTCCAGGTGGCTCACCGGGGCTACGTGCTGGAGACCGGTCGCATCGTCCTGGAGGGAACGGCCCAGGAGCTGGCGAACAATCCTCAGGTCCAGGCCGCATATCTCGGAATGCATTAG